The Bacteroidales bacterium genome contains a region encoding:
- a CDS encoding ABC transporter permease subunit codes for MKILVILLRGLLIVGAMLIVFIVFMPFLGLFMETSKHALTETMYDLNFYLSLLRSISLSLLSVLVFGFFLLPLSYVISCKKFPLKGFIWALFQIPAFIPHIAAGIALFGVFSAQGMLGQRLTEVGSFIVGTPAGIMLSMAFVSLPYFFNTMVAAFSSVPKEMEWIALNAGANQVEFFFKILLPSLKKQIISAGISMFSRGASEFGAVLIIAYYPKTFPVYLYDTFLVKGLSHALASTGLVVLLLLILFWWIYYTSHRK; via the coding sequence ATGAAAATCCTCGTTATTCTTCTTCGCGGATTACTTATCGTCGGTGCTATGCTTATTGTTTTCATTGTTTTCATGCCTTTTCTGGGTTTGTTCATGGAAACTTCTAAACACGCCCTAACAGAAACTATGTATGATTTGAACTTTTATTTATCCCTTCTTCGTTCGATTTCATTGAGTTTGCTAAGTGTTCTTGTTTTTGGCTTTTTTCTTCTTCCTTTGAGTTATGTAATATCTTGCAAAAAGTTTCCACTTAAAGGTTTCATTTGGGCATTGTTTCAAATACCGGCTTTTATTCCCCACATTGCTGCAGGCATTGCCTTGTTTGGAGTTTTTTCTGCCCAAGGTATGTTAGGCCAAAGGTTGACGGAAGTGGGATCATTCATTGTTGGTACTCCAGCAGGTATTATGTTAAGTATGGCTTTTGTAAGCCTCCCATATTTTTTTAATACGATGGTCGCTGCTTTTTCATCAGTTCCTAAAGAAATGGAATGGATAGCATTAAATGCAGGAGCTAATCAAGTAGAGTTTTTTTTTAAAATCCTTCTCCCTTCTCTGAAAAAACAAATCATATCAGCTGGAATCAGCATGTTTTCACGTGGAGCCTCAGAATTTGGAGCTGTACTTATAATAGCTTATTATCCCAAAACTTTTCCTGTTTATCTCTATGATACTTTTCTTGTCAAAGGTCTTTCTCATGCACTTGCTTCTACTGGGCTGGTCGTCCTCTTACTGCTTATTCTTTTTTGGTGGATATATTATACTTCCCACAGAAAATAA
- a CDS encoding zinc dependent phospholipase C family protein translates to MNKLKPAFLGIILFFFHVQCFSWGFFSHKFINKHAVFLLPPEMIGFYKKHIDYLIEHSVDPDKRSHIAEGEAQRHYIDIDVYGENPFDVVPRRWKAAVEKYTEDTLQKYGILPWWIEKMYYQLVDAFKEKDVDRILWVSANLGHYIGDANVPLHTTQFYDGKTPYQKGVHGLWESRLPELFANNYDYFIGRAQFIHNPLETAWKMIERSHRQVDSVLNIFDSLFLNYNPSRIYVVEERSNIIKKQFSRDFCETYHRLLNNMVYRNLVNSIYMVASFWYSAWVLAGQPDLDSLLDKEVSKAHRKELQETEYLWKHGKPKGRPNPEESEE, encoded by the coding sequence ATGAATAAGCTAAAACCTGCCTTCCTTGGCATTATACTATTTTTTTTTCACGTGCAATGTTTCTCATGGGGATTTTTCTCACATAAGTTTATCAACAAACACGCTGTTTTTTTACTCCCCCCAGAAATGATAGGATTTTACAAAAAACATATCGACTATCTTATTGAACATTCGGTAGACCCAGATAAAAGAAGTCACATCGCAGAAGGAGAAGCCCAAAGGCATTACATAGACATTGACGTTTACGGTGAAAATCCTTTTGATGTCGTCCCTCGCCGTTGGAAAGCTGCTGTAGAAAAGTATACAGAAGACACTCTCCAGAAATATGGTATTCTCCCATGGTGGATCGAAAAAATGTATTATCAGCTTGTTGACGCATTTAAAGAAAAAGATGTTGATAGAATATTGTGGGTATCAGCTAATTTGGGTCATTATATAGGCGACGCTAATGTTCCTCTTCATACCACACAGTTTTATGATGGTAAAACTCCCTATCAAAAAGGCGTTCATGGTTTATGGGAGTCTCGACTTCCTGAATTGTTTGCAAACAACTATGATTATTTCATCGGCAGAGCTCAATTTATTCACAATCCACTTGAAACTGCATGGAAAATGATCGAACGCAGTCATAGACAAGTTGACAGCGTTCTCAACATTTTCGATTCACTCTTTTTAAACTATAATCCATCCCGCATCTACGTAGTTGAAGAACGAAGCAATATCATCAAAAAACAATTCAGTAGAGACTTTTGCGAAACATACCATCGACTTCTGAATAACATGGTATATCGTAATCTTGTTAATAGCATTTACATGGTTGCCTCTTTTTGGTATTCGGCCTGGGTCTTGGCTGGGCAACCTGATCTTGATAGCTTACTAGACAAAGAAGTTAGCAAAGCTCATCGAAAAGAACTACAAGAAACCGAATACCTTTGGAAACATGGAAAACCTAAAGGTCGCCCCAATCCTGAAGAGAGTGAGGAATAG
- a CDS encoding leucyl aminopeptidase, with amino-acid sequence MLIEFVKSDDIEKISNHVWLISDVDRIPHQQLEKSWSYVREKLVSEKKANVFHYPGVDLLFLLPTCSNIHAFNEELRRLGNQTYLFFKNNKISEATLVMEKNDFTGYLYFLEGFLLSSYYFDKYKSEKESFRFEKIILPESIKLDFEGAWKELTIIQDAVFFARDLVNEPPMVLNSQTLPQLISDKLKGIPKVSIEILGKQQLEELNMGGILGVNKGSFVDPTLTIIHYKGTDKETQPIVLVGKGITFDTGGINLKPTDALATMKCDMSGAATVAGALYAIARAGLTTHVYGLIPATDNRPGREAYVPGDILRMYNKKTVEVKNTDAEGRIILADALAYAEEKMNPALLITIATLTGAAHIAVGDYAIAGMEQRATDYFQKLIEIGQEVHERIIPFPLWDEFGESLKSDVADISNSGSRYGGAIIAGKFLEFFTTSPFIHLDIAGPAFLDKPYHYLPAGGTGIGVRLLFTFIKSLSI; translated from the coding sequence ATGTTAATTGAATTTGTAAAATCCGATGACATTGAAAAGATTTCCAATCACGTCTGGTTAATATCTGATGTTGATCGCATTCCTCACCAACAATTGGAAAAGTCATGGAGTTATGTCCGAGAAAAACTAGTATCAGAGAAAAAAGCTAACGTTTTTCATTATCCAGGTGTTGACCTTTTATTTCTTCTTCCAACTTGCTCAAACATTCACGCATTTAACGAAGAGCTCAGGCGCTTAGGCAACCAAACTTATTTATTTTTCAAAAACAACAAAATTTCTGAAGCTACGCTTGTAATGGAGAAAAATGATTTTACTGGATATCTTTATTTTCTAGAGGGTTTCCTTCTTTCTAGCTACTATTTTGATAAATACAAAAGTGAAAAAGAATCATTTCGCTTCGAAAAAATCATATTACCCGAGTCTATCAAATTAGATTTTGAAGGTGCATGGAAAGAACTTACCATCATCCAAGATGCTGTTTTTTTTGCTCGTGATCTAGTAAACGAACCACCCATGGTTCTCAACTCGCAAACATTACCTCAATTAATTTCAGATAAATTGAAAGGAATTCCCAAAGTAAGCATAGAAATACTAGGTAAACAACAACTTGAAGAGCTTAATATGGGGGGTATTTTAGGGGTGAACAAGGGGAGTTTTGTAGACCCTACTTTAACCATTATTCATTACAAAGGTACGGACAAAGAGACTCAACCCATTGTATTAGTAGGTAAAGGAATTACTTTCGATACAGGTGGTATTAATCTCAAACCAACGGATGCTCTTGCAACGATGAAGTGCGATATGAGTGGAGCTGCTACTGTAGCCGGAGCATTGTATGCCATTGCTCGAGCAGGTTTAACCACTCATGTATATGGCTTAATTCCTGCTACCGACAACCGACCCGGCAGAGAAGCCTATGTTCCTGGAGATATCTTACGCATGTATAACAAAAAAACTGTTGAAGTAAAAAACACCGATGCCGAAGGGAGGATCATTCTTGCAGATGCACTAGCTTACGCCGAAGAAAAAATGAATCCAGCCCTACTCATTACTATTGCCACACTTACTGGAGCAGCTCATATAGCTGTTGGAGACTATGCTATTGCAGGAATGGAGCAAAGGGCTACCGACTATTTCCAAAAACTGATCGAAATTGGTCAAGAAGTACACGAACGTATAATTCCATTTCCCCTATGGGACGAATTTGGCGAAAGCTTGAAATCGGATGTGGCTGACATTTCTAATTCTGGCTCTCGATATGGCGGCGCTATCATAGCTGGAAAGTTTCTTGAGTTTTTTACTACCTCTCCTTTTATCCACCTTGATATAGCTGGACCTGCTTTTCTCGATAAGCCTTACCATTACTTACCTGCAGGAGGAACAGGAATAGGGGTTCGTCTTTTGTTTACATTCATTAAATCTTTAAGCATTTAA
- a CDS encoding substrate-binding domain-containing protein, which produces MFSLASKRIFLLFLLFFLQACKRNEEGLIIFHAGSLSSFVENLKKEIPTVKIINEASGSVEVIRKAISLRKPCDVLLLSDARLIDSIPDHLIKSAYVFAYNSMVLAYHPEKFPNLTTQNWINIFSTRGVKIGRSNPCLDPSGYRALIILNELSKRFPVISNIIQESKNFIRPKETDLIVYFNLKNLDAMITYKSIALENQFHFIDFPDSLNFGVDSLDSYYRRLCVNVDECGHFFCGSAIAYILIELEGSTKTEKIVEVLHFLQSQSGQNLLKKHGFRPTWIKIR; this is translated from the coding sequence ATGTTTTCGTTGGCAAGTAAAAGAATTTTTCTTTTATTCCTTCTCTTTTTCCTTCAAGCATGCAAAAGAAATGAAGAAGGATTAATTATATTCCATGCAGGCAGTCTTTCTTCTTTCGTGGAAAATCTTAAGAAAGAAATCCCAACCGTCAAAATCATCAACGAAGCATCTGGTAGTGTGGAAGTAATACGAAAAGCCATTTCCTTAAGAAAACCCTGCGACGTTTTACTTCTCTCCGATGCTCGTCTCATTGATTCAATTCCCGACCATCTTATCAAATCAGCATACGTCTTTGCTTACAACAGTATGGTGCTAGCTTATCATCCAGAAAAATTTCCAAATTTGACGACTCAAAATTGGATCAATATTTTTTCAACTCGAGGAGTGAAAATCGGTAGGAGTAATCCATGTCTTGACCCTTCAGGTTACCGTGCTTTGATCATTTTAAATGAATTGAGCAAACGTTTCCCAGTTATCTCAAACATAATCCAAGAATCGAAAAATTTCATTCGCCCCAAGGAAACCGATTTAATTGTTTACTTTAATCTAAAAAATCTGGATGCTATGATTACTTACAAAAGTATTGCTCTGGAAAATCAATTTCATTTTATCGATTTTCCAGACTCTCTTAACTTTGGAGTTGATTCTCTCGACTCATACTACCGACGCTTATGTGTCAATGTTGATGAATGTGGTCATTTTTTTTGCGGATCGGCTATTGCTTATATTTTAATTGAGCTAGAAGGATCGACAAAAACAGAAAAAATAGTTGAAGTTTTGCATTTTTTACAAAGCCAGTCGGGACAGAACTTACTCAAAAAACACGGATTTCGCCCAACCTGGATTAAGATTCGCTAA
- a CDS encoding DUF4159 domain-containing protein, producing the protein MKLVYLLLSITTLLGFSQTGSLKIALLKYKGGGDWYANPTSLPNLVKFCNENIRTNISMDIPTVEPGSPEIFNYPFVHMTGHGNVVFSDQEAQNLRKYLTSGGFLHIDDNYGMDKYVRPQIQKIFPDIPLKEIPLNHPIFKKPYPFPNGIPKIHEHDGLPPKAYGIFLDGRLVLLYTWETDLGDGWENPEVHKDPEEKRLEALKMGANIIYYVFVGK; encoded by the coding sequence ATGAAACTTGTTTATCTTTTATTATCGATAACAACACTATTGGGATTCTCACAAACGGGCTCCTTGAAAATTGCATTGTTGAAATATAAGGGAGGTGGTGATTGGTACGCTAACCCTACATCCCTACCTAATTTGGTAAAATTTTGTAACGAAAATATTCGAACCAATATTTCAATGGACATACCTACCGTCGAACCTGGAAGTCCCGAAATTTTTAATTACCCTTTCGTCCATATGACAGGTCATGGAAATGTAGTTTTTTCTGATCAAGAAGCACAAAATCTACGAAAATATTTGACTTCTGGTGGTTTTTTGCATATCGATGATAATTACGGCATGGACAAATACGTTCGACCACAAATTCAAAAAATTTTCCCTGATATCCCCCTTAAGGAAATTCCTCTAAATCATCCCATTTTCAAAAAACCTTACCCATTTCCCAATGGGATTCCTAAAATCCATGAACATGATGGACTACCACCTAAAGCATATGGCATTTTTTTAGACGGTCGACTTGTTCTACTTTACACTTGGGAAACCGATCTTGGCGATGGTTGGGAAAATCCTGAAGTTCATAAGGATCCTGAAGAAAAACGCCTTGAAGCTTTAAAAATGGGAGCAAACATCATCTACTATGTTTTCGTTGGCAAGTAA
- a CDS encoding ATP-binding cassette domain-containing protein has protein sequence MLIIRDLVVQNQNFKAGPFNCEISPGECLFVTGENGSGKTTFFLGVSGLLPHKAKTFSWNQLDLLQLPPQKRPLSLLFQKHNLFPHMTVKENIAFSLKHRASKTFQEKSTLEEIKHTYQLESIWHKKPSFLSGGEYQRAALARALCWNPDIIVLDEPFTALDIQWQKELEILIYSLRLKNKIILLSSHNPEKGIGLSDQVLMLNKGQVTFYGKTSDAIEQLKISSSYQATLENIFGIHKMENSGGITTIYIKPELKIYSSQMIPFHARFIQINPSDVLISSQKTETSALNQIKGIIVAIQLYQNIVKVTIDAGILFTAYITIQSWKNRHFQVGEEVYVIFKASQVGWLPDYFNI, from the coding sequence ATGTTGATTATTAGGGATCTAGTGGTACAAAATCAAAATTTCAAGGCGGGACCTTTCAACTGTGAAATCAGTCCAGGTGAATGTCTTTTCGTAACTGGCGAAAATGGATCTGGCAAAACTACTTTTTTCCTTGGGGTTTCGGGACTACTTCCTCATAAGGCAAAAACATTTTCATGGAATCAGCTCGACTTACTTCAATTACCACCTCAAAAAAGACCACTATCACTTCTTTTCCAAAAGCATAATCTTTTTCCCCATATGACGGTGAAAGAGAACATTGCTTTTTCATTGAAACACCGTGCTAGCAAGACCTTTCAAGAAAAATCCACCTTAGAAGAAATCAAACATACCTACCAACTGGAATCCATTTGGCACAAAAAACCCTCATTCCTTTCTGGTGGAGAATACCAACGTGCAGCTTTAGCTCGTGCCCTATGTTGGAATCCAGATATCATAGTGCTGGATGAACCCTTTACTGCTCTTGACATTCAATGGCAAAAGGAATTGGAAATTTTAATTTACTCCCTTAGATTAAAAAACAAAATCATTTTGCTTTCCTCGCATAACCCTGAAAAAGGAATAGGTTTATCTGATCAGGTATTGATGTTAAATAAGGGGCAAGTTACATTCTATGGAAAAACATCTGATGCAATCGAACAATTGAAAATCTCCTCCTCTTACCAAGCCACTCTTGAAAATATATTTGGAATTCACAAAATGGAAAATTCTGGAGGTATCACTACTATATATATTAAGCCAGAGCTAAAGATTTATTCTTCTCAAATGATTCCTTTTCATGCTCGATTCATTCAAATAAATCCGTCCGATGTTCTAATTTCGTCCCAAAAAACTGAAACTTCGGCCCTAAATCAGATCAAAGGCATTATTGTAGCTATTCAACTTTATCAGAATATCGTTAAAGTGACTATTGACGCAGGTATACTTTTCACCGCATACATCACGATCCAATCATGGAAAAACAGACATTTTCAGGTAGGCGAAGAAGTTTATGTCATTTTTAAAGCTTCACAGGTTGGTTGGCTGCCTGATTATTTCAATATTTAA
- a CDS encoding 2-phosphosulfolactate phosphatase — protein sequence MPTVEVCFSPVLFPHILTQPPFAAAVVDVLRATTSITTAIEFGIKEIIPVSSEEEAKEFKKNGFILAAEKNGLKLDFADIGNSPDQFMNPELKGKSIAYLTTNGTHTIKLTSQARLSVIASFINISAVTSFLARQSINVVILCAGWKNKFSLEDSILAGAMVEKLQEFGLKIECDSAHAAWDLWKVAKNDVLKYIQKAMHRSRLQKLNLDYVLEYCFTPDKSNKIPIFDGYKIYAHE from the coding sequence ATGCCCACCGTTGAAGTTTGCTTTTCTCCAGTTCTTTTTCCTCACATTTTAACTCAACCACCATTTGCTGCAGCGGTGGTGGATGTTCTTCGAGCAACCACTAGCATTACCACAGCCATTGAATTTGGAATCAAAGAAATTATACCCGTTTCCTCCGAAGAAGAAGCAAAAGAATTTAAAAAAAATGGTTTTATCCTGGCAGCAGAAAAAAATGGTCTTAAACTAGATTTCGCCGATATAGGCAATTCGCCTGATCAATTCATGAATCCTGAACTGAAAGGCAAATCCATCGCTTACTTGACCACCAACGGAACACACACCATTAAACTCACATCTCAAGCACGTTTGAGTGTCATTGCTTCATTTATCAATATCAGTGCGGTAACTTCCTTCTTAGCTCGTCAATCCATCAATGTAGTTATCTTATGTGCAGGTTGGAAAAACAAATTTAGCCTTGAAGATTCAATACTTGCAGGTGCGATGGTTGAAAAATTACAAGAATTTGGGCTAAAAATAGAATGTGACAGTGCTCATGCTGCCTGGGACCTTTGGAAAGTTGCTAAAAACGATGTCTTGAAATACATTCAGAAAGCTATGCATAGAAGCCGTTTGCAAAAACTTAATCTTGATTATGTTCTCGAATATTGCTTTACCCCAGATAAATCTAATAAAATACCCATTTTTGATGGTTATAAAATTTATGCCCATGAATAA